From one Nitrosococcus halophilus Nc 4 genomic stretch:
- a CDS encoding AI-2E family transporter has protein sequence MSDKNHKGQHLRITVPQIFMVVGITAGVAVTLLFLWYAIPVLLLVFAGILLAILLHGLSDWIARRTFLSYGWSLTFVVLDLMTLFAVGLSLVAPDVADQAYHLSQQLPEALKRLEQYFAQYTWGQELLALIDKDLMPSREFMLTQASNIFSSTLNVLTSFIIILFIGLYGAAQPRLYVEGITQLVPIRRRQRVRTVLHQVGQTLLWWLFGRMISMTIVGMLTVPGLWLLGIPHILTLGLLAGLLTFIPYIGPVLSVVPAALLALLQSPIQVVNVLLLYLFLQSFEGYLLTPLVQKRTVAMPPVLTISVQVLFGTLLGFFGLMLATPLVAALMVLVRMLYVEDILGNSSKEKL, from the coding sequence ATGAGCGATAAAAATCACAAAGGGCAACATCTTCGTATCACGGTGCCGCAAATTTTCATGGTAGTCGGGATTACTGCTGGTGTTGCCGTCACGCTACTCTTTTTGTGGTATGCGATACCCGTCTTGTTACTTGTTTTTGCGGGTATCTTATTGGCGATTTTGTTACATGGTTTGAGTGATTGGATCGCCCGACGTACTTTTCTTTCCTATGGCTGGTCATTGACCTTCGTCGTGCTTGATTTGATGACTCTTTTTGCTGTGGGTCTATCGTTAGTCGCTCCTGATGTTGCTGATCAAGCCTATCATCTGTCACAACAACTGCCCGAAGCATTAAAGCGTCTTGAGCAATATTTTGCCCAGTATACCTGGGGCCAAGAACTCCTTGCACTGATAGACAAGGATTTAATGCCTAGCAGAGAATTTATGTTGACTCAGGCGAGCAATATTTTTTCCTCTACATTAAATGTCCTGACCAGTTTTATTATCATTTTGTTTATTGGCCTTTATGGCGCCGCGCAGCCACGCTTGTATGTGGAGGGCATTACCCAACTTGTTCCTATTCGTAGGCGGCAACGAGTTCGGACGGTTCTGCATCAAGTGGGGCAGACCCTCCTGTGGTGGCTTTTTGGAAGAATGATTTCAATGACTATTGTGGGAATGTTGACCGTGCCCGGGTTGTGGTTGCTTGGTATTCCCCATATTTTGACGCTTGGCCTACTTGCGGGTCTTTTGACTTTTATTCCTTATATTGGTCCTGTGCTCTCGGTTGTGCCTGCTGCGCTTCTTGCCCTGTTACAGAGTCCAATACAGGTGGTTAATGTTTTATTGCTTTATCTTTTTCTACAATCCTTCGAGGGTTACCTACTCACTCCACTGGTACAAAAGCGCACGGTGGCAATGCCGCCAGTACTTACCATTTCGGTACAAGTGTTATTCGGTACCTTGCTTGGATTCTTTGGCCTGATGTTGGCAACGCCCCTGGTCGCAGCTTTGATGGTCTTGGTACGGATGCTGTACGTTGAAGATATATTGGGCAATTCGAGTAAAGAGAAGTTGTAA
- a CDS encoding helix-turn-helix domain-containing protein gives MSRRLELEITESAEELKALLHQQSEVKLKERVQALYLLKSEQVTELKALGKVLGRNPSTLYRWFEGYRARGLAGLLELGTAHNGRARAIPPAVEQALKQRLKEPPGFKSYGAIQQWLREEYGLQIKYKTVHQTVRYRLKAKLKVARPSHLHREEAAGVDFKKNSRGA, from the coding sequence ATGAGTCGCCGCCTAGAGCTAGAAATCACGGAGAGTGCCGAGGAATTAAAAGCGCTGCTTCACCAGCAGAGCGAGGTGAAACTCAAAGAACGAGTTCAGGCGTTATATTTGCTCAAGAGCGAGCAGGTCACCGAACTCAAAGCCTTGGGGAAAGTGCTAGGGCGCAATCCCTCCACCCTTTATCGCTGGTTTGAGGGGTATCGGGCCCGAGGGTTAGCAGGCTTGCTTGAGCTTGGGACGGCGCATAATGGGCGTGCCCGAGCTATACCGCCGGCGGTGGAGCAGGCCTTAAAGCAGCGTTTGAAAGAACCGCCGGGTTTTAAGAGCTATGGGGCGATTCAACAGTGGCTGAGGGAAGAATACGGGTTGCAGATTAAGTATAAAACGGTACATCAGACAGTACGTTACCGGCTCAAAGCCAAGCTCAAAGTGGCGCGCCCGAGCCACCTTCATCGAGAGGAAGCGGCGGGGGTGGACTTTAAAAAAAACTCCCGCGGCGCCTAG
- a CDS encoding IS630 family transposase: MPVLYGAEDPALAVRYWCYDETRFGLKTIPRRLITLTGTKPLAPVQWQFKAFYLYGAVEPLSGESFFLEFSHHDSDCFQIYLDHLAQRYPHALHIVQLDNASSHWAKKLELPENIVLMFQPPYSPELNPIERLWQHMKDQLSWVLFSTLDSLRQTVGEILQDLTPQTIRSLTGYPFILSALKHANI; the protein is encoded by the coding sequence TTGCCGGTCCTCTACGGGGCGGAAGACCCCGCTTTAGCGGTGCGGTATTGGTGTTACGATGAGACGCGCTTTGGGCTTAAAACCATCCCTCGGCGACTGATTACGTTGACCGGCACCAAGCCCCTAGCGCCGGTGCAATGGCAATTTAAAGCCTTCTATCTCTATGGGGCGGTGGAGCCGCTGAGCGGGGAAAGCTTCTTTTTGGAGTTCTCTCATCACGATAGCGACTGTTTTCAGATTTATTTGGATCACCTCGCTCAACGCTATCCCCACGCTCTCCATATCGTTCAACTTGATAATGCCAGCTCTCATTGGGCCAAGAAGCTGGAGTTGCCTGAGAATATCGTGTTGATGTTCCAGCCTCCCTATAGCCCCGAGCTCAACCCTATCGAGCGACTTTGGCAACACATGAAAGATCAGCTCAGTTGGGTTCTCTTTAGCACACTGGACTCCCTTCGACAGACTGTCGGGGAAATCCTCCAGGACCTCACTCCACAAACGATTCGTTCTTTAACCGGTTACCCCTTTATCCTCTCCGCTTTAAAGCATGCAAATATTTAA
- a CDS encoding MbtH family protein gives MNWDEEKEAIFYRVITDGDRQYSIWPEDRAIPKGWHTTGEVGSKEECFDYIKEIWLQMSPLNHGKSFVEESNSNGRDFLKRERL, from the coding sequence ATGAATTGGGATGAAGAGAAAGAGGCAATATTTTATCGTGTGATTACGGATGGTGATAGGCAATATTCGATCTGGCCAGAGGACAGGGCCATCCCCAAGGGATGGCATACTACCGGGGAAGTGGGGAGCAAAGAAGAATGCTTTGATTACATCAAGGAAATATGGCTCCAAATGAGTCCTTTGAACCATGGTAAATCATTTGTGGAGGAATCTAATAGCAATGGCAGAGATTTTCTAAAAAGAGAAAGACTGTAG